The sequence tgttgggattacaggcatgagccaccacacacctgGCCCCGGCCTGATTCTTGATGTTTtcctttgttgcttagaaatgtCAGGTGTGACCGACTCCCCTGCCCCACACCTACCCGCATCCGCTTGATGCCTGCACGGGTAACCTGCTGGCAATCGTACAGCTCAAGGCGCTCCAGGCCTCGGCAGTTCTCTAGGTGTTCCAGGGCCACATCAGTGATGAGGAGGCAGTTGTCCAACTCCAGTACCCGCAGCCTCTCATGGCCACAGGTGCTGTTGCTCAGGTGCAGGATCCCATCATCTGTGATGAGTTCACAGTGGGACAGGCTCTGGAACAGGGAGACATTAGTAAATGTTTGCAGGACCCTTATTCCAAGGCTCAAGTCCTAAAAAAAAGCTGGAAGCTAGCCTTTTTGCCCTTCTGCAATGGAATGACACAGCAAGAATGCCCTCAGCAGATGCCAGCCccaggacttcccagccttcagaactatgagaagtttctgttcattacaaattatccagtctgtggtagcagcacaaaacagactgagACATTTAATCAGGCAGTGAGGACCAAACACAAAGCCTTGGGGCCCTTTGGTTATGGGTTTGCTACACTGGGAGTGGCTTCTCTCCTAATTGTGTAATgatggaaataaaattttcaggGGAAATTCCAGAGTTTACCCCCTTGACAGCAGTTTTATTGGCCAGTTCTCCATTTGAGGGGATGCAAGTGAAATCAATGCATCTAATGTCATTTAGAAAACTGcataaataaggccgggcgcggtggctcaagcctgtaatcccagcactttgggaggccgaggcgggcggatcacaaggtcaggagatcgagaccacagtgaaaccccgtctctactaaaaatacaaaaaattagccgggcgcggtggcgggcgcctgtagtcccagctactcaggaggctgaggcaggagaatggcgggaacccgggaggcggagcttgcagtgagccgagatcgcgccactgcactccagcctgggcaacagcgtgagactccgtctcaaaaaaaaaaaaaaaaaaaaaaaaaagaaaactgcataaATAGCTGTGACCCAGAGATGTACTGAACATCTTTGAAGGTTATAATCAAATAGACCTTGAACGGTGTGATCTGACATTACTGACTTCTCTTGGGTAAACAGTAACGGTTGCAGAAGATAAATTCAGATGAATATTACATAGCCAAATGACAGTTGTGTAATTCTCTTAAGTTCTCCATATCAAAAACAGTTTTAGACCTGACAGTTTCTCCCAATGCATATCAAATGTAAGATTCACCCCACCATAAAAACTGGAGAGGCAAAAGTACTGCATCAATgtcccatttgttcattcaaataTATGAGCTCCAACTCTGTCCCAGCCCCCACGGGTGCAATGATGAGTAAAAATACACTTTTCTGCACTGGCGGAGCCCAGACTGGAGAGTCTAGAAAATCAAATAATGCTAATCTTTTAAACTGAAGCTGAGATGCTTCGACAGCATATGATAGCAGGATTTGTCCTGGGGAAGAGACCACTGAGTTGCTATTTGAAGGACTAGGAGCTAATCCTAGGAAAGAGAGCAAAGAGTTTGTTGTGTGCAAAGCCCAGGGgtagcaggagaatggcaagtaCTGTTTAGGAAGAAGGTCAACATATAATAGGTGGGAAACAAGAGGATGCATGTAGATGCAGATGAATTGGGGAGGTAAGAGCCAGATCACAGAGTTGTGTAGATTATGTAAAGAAATTTGATTCCAAAGTCAGTGGGAGGAGTTGTAAGGACAATGTGATGTTacaattgtttttcaaaaaagatggaaaataagtgttggtgaggatgtggagcaactggaagtCTCATATGCTGCAGGGGTTATTTCGATGTTTCTGACTGAAATGCATACATGTGTTAACCAAAAAACATAGGAATGCTGGctgtaatagccccaaactagaaGCAGTACTCAAATATTCACAACTagagaaaggataaataaatCACAGTGTCCCCATTCTATAAAGCTGTGAGAATGAACAATATACAAACTACATGTAACAATATGGATAAGGAAACCAGATGAGTATACATGATGGTTCCATTcatatcatttaaataaaatacaaaaagaggcAAAACTGATATATGCTATTTGGAAGTCACGACTTTTGGGGGATCAGTGATTGAAAGGGAGCAGAAAGGGCCTTTCTGGGGTCATGATAATGTTGACCTTTGATTGGGGTGTATTCAGTTTATGGAAATGCATTGATCTGTACACCAATGATAAATGTACTTTTCTGCATGTATATTTTACTTCAGTAAAgttaaaattgaaaaaacaaaccaCTCTGCCAAATTTTTTAGTGCGGAAGTGGATACAGTTTAGGGCAAGTGAATGGCTACTGCAGTCTATGAAGCAAGGAAATGTCTGAGAGTTTGGACTTGAGTCCTGGCAGGGGAGACCTAAGTAGATGGGTGTAAGGTATTCCTGCAGAATAAAAAATCTAAGACATAGCAGTAGTACTGGTTGTAACAGCCCCAAACTAGAAACTACCACTAGAAACTAGAACTACTGGCTATGTAACTGAGCAGCAGAGTACAACCTCGAGGGAAGAGAAGCTAAAGAAGAGGAATTCTGTTGGATCTTGATACTTGAAAAGTTCTTCTCTGAGCTTGATCTTAACAAtatggaatatatttcctttctcatgaaTCGAATCACTCTACATGGTTTACATCAAATAGTATTTATGTAATCAATGCTGTTCATTGGTGTTTAGCTTTTAGAATTGACTTATGAGTAAAGCCAGAAAACTGGTTCTTTAGGAGGCTGTTTAAAATTGGTAAatcaaaaaatagaattttgatTACTTACAATAAAATGGAATCAAAAAAGTATCTctctgtgtatgtatttatttcattttattttaaatttttatttatttatttttgaggtagagtttccctcttgttgcccaggctggagtgcaatggcacagtttcagctcaatgcaacctccacctctcaggttcaagcgattctcctgcctcagcctcccgagtagctgggattataggcatgtgccaccacgcccagctaattttgtatttttagtagaggcggggtttccccatgttggtcaggttggtctcaaactcccgacctcaggtgatccgcccgcgttggcctcccagtgttgagattaccggcgtgagccaccacgcgtggccaatttcattttatttacatatagattcacacatatatatgtgtatatttacaaACACAGATTGGAGAAAGATGATGGAGGTGGTGTATGAATGCTAATTTCTCCATTGTTTTAATATAGGGAAAttcagaaatcaagaagttagcAGTAATATGAGACTGAGGAGATACTGTTATATTAATTGAAAAACTTAGGTACTGGCATATTCAAGTAttcatagaaatttttaaaacctgattGAAGGAAAATCAGAGGGTGCTTGGCCTTTTCCAAGTTAACAGGAAAATCTGCTGCCAACAGGGTTCGCATAGCAGTGGGGCCTTCTATATTAACACTAACAACATAGTCAATAGTCAGAGCTGTCTGGTTCGGGCCAATTCTGCAGAGTAGGTGTCATTattccctttttacagatgaCGGCATTGTGGCTCAAAGAAGTTGAGACTTGCCAATTATACCcagctcaggctggcctcaaagcCTTTTCTCCTGCCATGCACTGTCACTCACCCCCGGCAGGAGTGGTGCATTCTGGAAGTGAGCAGCTTGTATCACATTCCTGACTCAGAGGCGGTTAGGGTGGTGGGGCAGAAGATGCAGAATGGGAGGTGGAACTGCTTTTAATTGCCACCAGCAGGTGTCTTCTGCTCCCATGGGTGTGGTGTGGATGTGTGTGCGTGAAAGACAGGgaggagagggacagagaaagacaatCACTTTTCATTGCACAAAGAATTTCTCGAGAAGGACAGAAATGGGCCATAGTGGTTATCCCTGTG is a genomic window of Macaca mulatta isolate MMU2019108-1 chromosome 2, T2T-MMU8v2.0, whole genome shotgun sequence containing:
- the FBXL2 gene encoding F-box/LRR-repeat protein 2 isoform X2, giving the protein MDLEECILITDSTLIQLSIHCPKLQALSLSHCELITDDGILHLSNSTCGHERLRVLELDNCLLITDVALEHLENCRGLERLELYDCQQVTRAGIKRMRAQLPHVKVHAYFAPVTPPTAVAGSGQRLCRCCVIL